AGATCGACGAGCCCGACGCCCCAGCCCATCAGCGAGTAAGAGACCTCCGCGACGCCGGACGATTCGGCGATGTCGGTGAAGAACCCGTCGCTCTCGTTCCGGTAGACCGCGTTGAACTCGTTCTGGAAGTTGGTCACGACGAGATCGGGATCGCCGTCGTTGTCGAAGTCCCCACAGGCGACGCCCATCCCTGCCTGCTCCTCCCCCGTCGCGCTCACCGCCGCGCCGGAGAGCAAGCCCGCCTCCTCGAACGTCCCGTCGCCTCGGTTCAGCCAGAGGAAGTTGGGGTCGAGGTCGTTGGCGACGTAGAAGTCGATGAGCCCATCGCGGTTCAGGTCGGCGGCGACGACGCTGAGCCCGTGGCGCGGAGGCGCGGAGGCGATGCCGCTCGACACGGAGACGTCCTCGAAGGTTCCGTCGCCCCGGTTCCGAAAGAGCGCGTCGGATGCCCCCGGATAGACCTGCGGATGGCAATAGACGGACACGCCGTCCCGCTCGCAGCGGACGTCCCTCTCGACGGAGTAGTCCGCGTATCGGGCGACGTAGAGATCGAGCCAACCGTCGTTGTCGATGTCTGCGAAGACGCATCCCGTGTTCAGCCCAGGCGCCGCGACGCCCGCCCGGTCCGTGATGTCCTCGAACATCCCGTCGCCCCGGTTCCGATAGAGCGTGTTCCTGCCGAAGTTCGTGACGAACAGGTCGAGCCAGCCGTCGCCGTCGATGTCGCCGACGGCGCATCCCAGCCCGTAGCCCGTGTCGCCGACACCGGCGCGGTCGGTCACGTCCTCGAAGGTTCCGTCGCGCCGGTTCCGATAGAGGACGTTCCGCGAGGTCGGCTCGAACGGCTCGATCAACCTGCAGCCGTTGACGAAGTAGAGATCGACCCAGCCGTCGGCGTCGTAGTCGAACGCGGCGAGCCCCTGCCCGATGGTTTCCACCATGAGCCGGCGTCCGCTCGCCCCGTCCGTCGGGATGAAGTCGATGCCTGCTTCCGGCGTGCGGTCAGTGAATGTCACGTCGGCGGCAGGCAGGACGCACGCCGGCAGGAGCATCAGCAGGACGGCGAGCCAACGGCGCACCCGTGAGGTCCAGAGCGAGGTCCAGAGCGAGGTCCAGAGCGAGGTCCAGAGCGAGGTCCAGAGCGAGGTCCAGAGCGAGGTCCAGAGCGAGGTCCAGGCGGTCACGGCTGTTGACTCAGCAGCGCGCGGAGTTCGGCGGCGCGTCGGACGTAGTCCGCGTTGTCCGGCTCCAGCGTCAGCGCGCGCTCCAGCGCTCGGAGCGCGTCGGCGAGCTCGTTGCGCTTCCGGTGGACGAACGCGAGCGTGTCGAACGCGTTCGCCGTCGGTTCCCTCTCGGCGACGGACTTGGCGAGCGCAAGCGCACGATCCAGGTTCGACCCAGCGTCGGCGTAGAGCCAGGCGAGGTCGTTGGCGGCTTCCAGATTCCCCGGATCGAGGCTCATCGAGCGCTCGAACCCCTCTAGGGCGGCATCACGGTTCCCCATCTGATAGCGAAGGCGCGCCCATTCCTCCCAAGCGTGCGAGGACTCCGGACTCATCTCCACCCAGTCGTCCATCGCGGCGATGGCTGCGCGGGGGTCGCCCGCATGCTGGAGAGCCCCGATCCGCCCGATGTGCGCGGCATCCAGCGCGGGCTCCCGCCGAATCGCCTCGCGAAAGGCATCGGCGGCGGCACGCCATTCCTCGCGTGCGGCGTGGAGCTCGCCCATGCCGAGGTAGGGCGGAACCGTGTCGGGCGCGAGACGCTGGGCATCGGCGAAAGCCTTCTCCGCATCGGCGTACCGTTCCTGCCGGAGCCGCAGGAGCCCGACGTTGACCATCGCCACTGAGGCGTCGGCTCCCAGGACGACCAGTTTCAGGTAGGCGTCGACGGCAGGCTCGATGTTCCCCATCGCCGCGTGACGCTCGGCGAGGGAGAGGATCATCGGCAAGTCGCCCGGCGTCGCCGCGATCGCCTTCTCGATGGCTTCGATGTCGCTCTCGTACTCCTTCATCTCGCGATACGCGCGCATCGTCTCCTGTGCGGCGAGTGTGCGTCGATCTCGCGCGTATGCTTGGGCGAGCCGATAGAGCGTCGCGGAGTCGAAGGGGTCGAGCGCGATGGCAGCCTCGGCGTGCCGGATCGTCGCCTCAGTGTCGCCGCGCGATACCGCCACGGACGCCATGCCGCGGTGCGCCAGGACGGACTTGTCGTCGAGCCCGATGGCGCGGGCGTATTCGGCGGCAGCCGCGTCGAGGTTACCACGCTTCGCATAGGCGTCGCCAAGTAGCTGCGCGACCTGGGCGCTGGTGGGCGCAGCGGATCGGGCTTCCAGCAGGACGGACTCGGCATCGGCGAAGTCGCCCTGTAGGAGCGCGAGGCGTCCCAGCGTCGTCAGAACGCGAACCTTGAGCGTTGGGTTGAGCGTCGGAGCCGCGCGGGCGAGCGCGAGTCGCTCGCGGGCGCTGCGGAGCTCGCCCAGCGCGCCGTAGCACTCAGCGCTGGAGACGAGGGCTTCGACGAGCGTGGGGTCTTCGGCGTAGGCGCGATCGAACGCATCGAGGGCAGCGCGGTAGGCGAACTGGCGCTCGGCGAGCTGGATGCCCTTTTCGTAGTGCGCGACCGCAGCGGCGCGGTCGGAGACGGCGTGCCGGGCGGCAAGCAGCAGCGCGGAGAGGACGATGCGGAGCGTCGTCGATGGGCGTGTCACGGAAGCCTCCGAATCCGGTGTGAGCGTATCGCTACCGCGCCGGGTCCGCAACGCGCCGGGCTCGCGTTCCCGTGGTGCGTTCGGTATCCTCTGTGGAAACGGGTTCACACCGCGCGCAAGGAGGCTCCAATGCGCCTAGACAACGGGATCGAGCTCACCTGGCTCGGACACGCCAGCGTCAAGATCGTCTACGAAGGCAAGGTGACGACGATCGACCCGTGGGTGTCTACCAACCCCAAGTGTCCGCCCCATCTCAGGAAGTTCGACCGCATCGACACGATGCTGCTCACGCACGGTCACGGCGACCACCTCTCCGATGCCGTGCCACTCGCCAAGGGGCACGAGCCGCAAGTCGTCGCCATCGTCGAGGTCGCCGGTTGGCTCGGAAACCAGGGCGTCGGCAACACAATCGGCATGAACAAGGGCGGAACCGTCTCCGTCAACGGGCTGCAGGTCAAGATGACCCACGCCCAGCACAGCAGCGCGATCGACGACCACGGCAAGACGATCTACGGCGGCGAGCCGGTCGGCTACGTCGTCGAGTTCCCCAACGGGTTCAAGGTCTACCACGCCGGCGATACGAACGTCTTCGGCGACATGGCGATCATCGGCGAGCTCTACCAGCCGGACCTGGCGCTGCTGCCCATCGGCGACCACTACACGATGGACCCGCGCGAAGCGGCGTACGCGGCGCGGCTGCTCAAGGTTCCCGCGATCCTGCCGATCCACTGGGGAACCTTCCCGGCGCTGACCGGCACTCCCGCCGCGCTGAGGGAGCTCGTGCGCGACCTCGACGTCGAAGTCCTCGACATGCAGCCGGGGGACGTGCTACGATAGACGGAGCTTCGATCTCCGCGATTCTTGACTCCCGCTTCTGGAATCCGTACGCTCACGTCCGCATCGGTTGGCGCATGGACCGTGTTCAGCGCCCGAATCCACATGCTCACGAGAAGGGAAAACGGAATGAAGTCGCGGCACGCGATGGCGCTGGCAGCAGCGCTCGGGTTCGCGTTCACGATGGCGGCGTCCGCCGATCAGGCGTTCCTGACAGCGACGACGAAGTCGATGCCTGGTCTGGTCGGTCATTGGACGTTTGAGGGCGACTACCGCGATGTCTCCGGCAACGGTCACGACGGCAAGGTCGCCGATCCGGCCGGCATCACCTGGGTCGCGGGCGTCAAGGGCGGCAAAGCCGTCATGATCGACAGCAAGACGGTCAACAAGAGCTTCATCGACATTCCCGCGCCCATCGGCTCGAAGTTCGATGGCCCCAAGGCGACGGCGGTCGCCTGGGTTAAGCTAGCCCCAGTCGATGGTTGGCAGGCGATCCT
This window of the Candidatus Poribacteria bacterium genome carries:
- a CDS encoding CRTAC1 family protein; translation: MRRWLAVLLMLLPACVLPAADVTFTDRTPEAGIDFIPTDGASGRRLMVETIGQGLAAFDYDADGWVDLYFVNGCRLIEPFEPTSRNVLYRNRRDGTFEDVTDRAGVGDTGYGLGCAVGDIDGDGWLDLFVTNFGRNTLYRNRGDGMFEDITDRAGVAAPGLNTGCVFADIDNDGWLDLYVARYADYSVERDVRCERDGVSVYCHPQVYPGASDALFRNRGDGTFEDVSVSSGIASAPPRHGLSVVAADLNRDGLIDFYVANDLDPNFLWLNRGDGTFEEAGLLSGAAVSATGEEQAGMGVACGDFDNDGDPDLVVTNFQNEFNAVYRNESDGFFTDIAESSGVAEVSYSLMGWGVGLVDLDGDGWKDLVTVNGHLQDNIERFEPEQRFAQPKTLLTNTGRSGFRVVDGGDALAEPSVGRGVAFADFDNDGDTDIVTTNWNGRPNLLVNEGGNARSWVAIHLVGTSHTHVGAVVTVTAGGMTQTFDVGSTGGYLSHSDTRVVVGLGDAEKIDRIEVRWLGGGVDRYENVAVRRRYRVVEGGRLTPWAR
- a CDS encoding tetratricopeptide repeat protein; the encoded protein is MNPFPQRIPNAPREREPGALRTRRGSDTLTPDSEASVTRPSTTLRIVLSALLLAARHAVSDRAAAVAHYEKGIQLAERQFAYRAALDAFDRAYAEDPTLVEALVSSAECYGALGELRSARERLALARAAPTLNPTLKVRVLTTLGRLALLQGDFADAESVLLEARSAAPTSAQVAQLLGDAYAKRGNLDAAAAEYARAIGLDDKSVLAHRGMASVAVSRGDTEATIRHAEAAIALDPFDSATLYRLAQAYARDRRTLAAQETMRAYREMKEYESDIEAIEKAIAATPGDLPMILSLAERHAAMGNIEPAVDAYLKLVVLGADASVAMVNVGLLRLRQERYADAEKAFADAQRLAPDTVPPYLGMGELHAAREEWRAAADAFREAIRREPALDAAHIGRIGALQHAGDPRAAIAAMDDWVEMSPESSHAWEEWARLRYQMGNRDAALEGFERSMSLDPGNLEAANDLAWLYADAGSNLDRALALAKSVAEREPTANAFDTLAFVHRKRNELADALRALERALTLEPDNADYVRRAAELRALLSQQP
- a CDS encoding metal-dependent hydrolase, which translates into the protein MRLDNGIELTWLGHASVKIVYEGKVTTIDPWVSTNPKCPPHLRKFDRIDTMLLTHGHGDHLSDAVPLAKGHEPQVVAIVEVAGWLGNQGVGNTIGMNKGGTVSVNGLQVKMTHAQHSSAIDDHGKTIYGGEPVGYVVEFPNGFKVYHAGDTNVFGDMAIIGELYQPDLALLPIGDHYTMDPREAAYAARLLKVPAILPIHWGTFPALTGTPAALRELVRDLDVEVLDMQPGDVLR